One Pirellulales bacterium DNA segment encodes these proteins:
- the rpsQ gene encoding 30S ribosomal protein S17 — MPKRLAVGVVKADKTAKTRRVEIPRLVRHAKYGKILHRKTICYVHDEQNESHLGDTVEIRECPPKSALKRWELVRIIAKSTAVDLAAMRAAAKLEAAAAEEAAATVAAKK, encoded by the coding sequence ATGCCGAAACGTTTGGCGGTGGGTGTGGTCAAAGCGGATAAAACGGCCAAGACGCGTCGGGTGGAAATCCCGCGCCTCGTGCGGCATGCCAAATACGGCAAGATTTTGCATCGCAAAACCATTTGCTATGTCCATGACGAACAAAACGAATCGCACCTGGGGGATACCGTGGAAATCCGCGAATGTCCGCCAAAATCCGCCCTCAAGCGTTGGGAGTTGGTTCGCATCATAGCCAAGAGCACCGCGGTCGACCTGGCGGCTATGCGTGCCGCCGCCAAACTGGAGGCCGCCGCCGCCGAGGAAGCGGCCGCCACGGTCGCGGCAAAGAAGTAA
- the rpmC gene encoding 50S ribosomal protein L29 translates to MESVSDLRQMSDEQIRLTWKDAAENLFRLRLQKATEKLDVPSALRENRRLIARCQTILNERQRLAQ, encoded by the coding sequence ATGGAATCCGTCAGTGATTTACGTCAAATGAGCGATGAGCAAATCCGGCTAACCTGGAAGGATGCCGCGGAAAATCTATTTCGGCTGCGCCTGCAAAAGGCGACCGAAAAATTGGATGTTCCCAGCGCGCTCCGGGAAAACCGCCGGTTGATTGCCCGTTGTCAGACCATATTAAATGAGCGGCAACGTTTAGCCCAATAG
- the rpsH gene encoding 30S ribosomal protein S8 encodes MMTDPIADMLTRIRNAVRIERPIVEMPVSSVKRGLAEVLKREGFIWDWQELESQPVNQLRLELKYGPNGERVIRHIKRVSKPGRRVFSRSAALKPILNGLGITILSTSKGVVSDREARQQKLGGEVLCELW; translated from the coding sequence ATGATGACTGATCCGATCGCCGATATGTTAACGCGGATTCGCAATGCGGTCCGCATTGAACGGCCCATTGTGGAAATGCCTGTTTCCTCGGTAAAGCGCGGCTTGGCCGAAGTGCTGAAGCGCGAGGGATTTATTTGGGATTGGCAAGAGTTGGAATCCCAGCCGGTCAATCAATTGCGGCTGGAGTTAAAATACGGCCCCAACGGGGAGCGGGTGATCCGCCATATCAAACGGGTCAGCAAACCGGGGCGGCGCGTGTTTAGCCGTTCCGCCGCGTTAAAGCCGATTTTGAATGGATTAGGCATAACCATCCTGAGCACCAGCAAGGGAGTGGTTAGCGACCGCGAAGCCCGCCAACAAAAGCTGGGGGGCGAGGTCTTGTGCGAATTGTGGTAA
- a CDS encoding type Z 30S ribosomal protein S14, with product MASTSKIVKSQRKPKFSSRLNRRCLNCGRSRAVYRKFGLCRICFRKLADQGLIPGVRKASW from the coding sequence ATGGCAAGCACTTCCAAGATTGTCAAATCCCAGCGAAAACCCAAATTCTCGTCGCGGCTGAATCGCCGTTGCCTGAACTGTGGCCGTTCGCGGGCGGTATATCGCAAATTCGGCCTGTGCCGGATCTGTTTTCGTAAATTGGCTGACCAAGGCTTAATTCCCGGCGTCCGCAAGGCGAGTTGGTAA
- the rplE gene encoding 50S ribosomal protein L5, with translation MAKKTKAAPAAAVAEGPPPTPRLLEQYKTRILPELSKKFGRTNPMNLPKVQKVVVNMGVGSATVEKKHLEEAVAAMTQITGQKPLVTTSRHSISGFKLRENLPIGCKVTLRGLRMYEFLDRLFSLALPRVRDFRGLPKNAFDGRGNYSLGLSEQLVFPELNPDKYTRPQGMNITICISGSSDEESRELLREMGLPFKTDENTGKKGSAKA, from the coding sequence ATGGCCAAAAAAACCAAAGCCGCGCCCGCAGCCGCCGTCGCCGAGGGACCCCCTCCCACCCCGCGCCTGCTGGAACAATATAAAACCCGCATCCTGCCCGAATTGTCCAAAAAATTCGGCCGTACCAATCCCATGAATCTGCCCAAGGTTCAAAAGGTGGTGGTCAACATGGGCGTGGGAAGCGCGACAGTCGAAAAGAAGCACCTGGAAGAAGCGGTGGCGGCGATGACCCAAATCACCGGCCAAAAGCCGCTGGTTACCACCAGTCGGCATTCGATTTCGGGCTTTAAATTAAGAGAAAACCTCCCCATCGGGTGCAAGGTGACCCTGCGGGGACTTCGCATGTACGAGTTTTTGGATCGCCTGTTTTCGCTGGCGTTGCCCCGTGTGCGCGACTTTCGCGGTCTGCCCAAGAACGCGTTTGACGGTCGGGGAAATTACAGCCTGGGCTTGAGCGAGCAGTTGGTGTTTCCCGAGCTTAATCCTGATAAATACACCCGTCCCCAGGGGATGAATATCACGATATGCATTTCCGGCAGTTCGGATGAGGAATCCCGCGAATTGCTGCGTGAGATGGGGCTACCGTTTAAGACGGATGAAAATACCGGCAAGAAAGGCTCGGCAAAGGCTTAG
- the rplF gene encoding 50S ribosomal protein L6: protein MSRIGKIPVTVPAGVKVAVEGLRVNVEGPQGKLSETFHPLATITLEDGGKKVVIGRVDESRLGRSVHGLTRALIKNMVEGVSKGYEKKLEIVGVGYLAAIQKNTLQLRVGYANEIQMPIPPDLKVTCPDQTHVVIKGIDKQKVGQFAAEVRSQRKPEPYKGKGIRYEGEQVRRKAGKAVTK from the coding sequence ATGTCCCGCATCGGAAAAATCCCGGTTACCGTTCCCGCTGGCGTTAAGGTCGCCGTGGAAGGTCTGCGCGTCAACGTCGAAGGCCCCCAGGGAAAACTGTCCGAAACGTTTCACCCCTTGGCCACAATTACCCTGGAGGACGGGGGTAAAAAAGTCGTCATCGGCCGGGTGGATGAATCGCGCCTGGGTCGGTCCGTCCACGGTCTGACACGCGCGCTCATTAAAAATATGGTCGAAGGTGTTAGCAAAGGTTACGAGAAAAAGCTGGAAATTGTGGGTGTCGGTTATTTGGCCGCCATCCAAAAGAACACCCTGCAATTGCGGGTCGGCTATGCCAATGAAATCCAGATGCCGATTCCCCCCGACCTAAAAGTCACCTGCCCCGACCAGACGCATGTGGTGATCAAGGGGATTGATAAACAAAAAGTGGGTCAATTTGCCGCCGAAGTCCGCTCGCAACGCAAACCCGAACCCTACAAGGGAAAGGGAATTCGTTACGAAGGGGAACAAGTCCGCCGCAAGGCTGGCAAGGCCGTTACCAAGTAG
- the rplN gene encoding 50S ribosomal protein L14, producing MIQMQTRLTVADNTGAKEVMCFKVLGGSKRRTASLGDVIICSVKTVIPGSDVKKKAVVKAVVVRCRKPTRRTDGSYVRFDNNAVVLIDNDKNPRGTRIFGAVAKELRDRNFMKIVSLASEVV from the coding sequence ATGATTCAAATGCAGACCCGCTTAACCGTGGCGGACAATACGGGCGCGAAAGAAGTGATGTGCTTTAAGGTTTTGGGGGGCAGCAAACGCCGCACCGCCAGCCTGGGGGACGTCATTATTTGCAGCGTCAAGACGGTGATCCCCGGCAGCGATGTCAAGAAAAAGGCCGTTGTCAAGGCCGTCGTGGTTCGTTGTCGCAAGCCGACCCGCCGTACCGACGGCAGTTATGTGCGGTTTGATAACAACGCCGTGGTACTGATCGATAACGACAAAAATCCCCGCGGCACCCGCATCTTTGGAGCTGTGGCCAAGGAACTGCGTGATCGCAATTTCATGAAGATTGTCAGCCTGGCCAGCGAGGTGGTGTGA
- the rplR gene encoding 50S ribosomal protein L18, which translates to MYHKSRKSTQKLRRRRRISNKVHRVSSRPRLCVFRSLKHMYAQVIDDAQGRTLASASTLDEGIKGMVAKGGNVGAAQAVGKVLAERALAAGVTEVCFDRREFKYHGRIAALADAAREGGLQF; encoded by the coding sequence ATGTATCACAAAAGCCGCAAATCCACCCAAAAACTCCGCCGCCGCCGCCGGATCAGCAATAAGGTACACCGTGTATCTTCGCGCCCGCGCCTGTGCGTGTTTCGCTCTTTAAAGCATATGTACGCCCAGGTGATTGATGATGCCCAGGGTCGGACGTTGGCTTCGGCCAGCACCCTAGACGAGGGGATCAAGGGGATGGTTGCCAAAGGGGGAAATGTCGGTGCCGCCCAGGCGGTGGGCAAGGTATTGGCCGAACGGGCGTTGGCGGCGGGTGTGACCGAGGTTTGCTTTGATCGACGGGAATTCAAATATCATGGGCGGATTGCCGCCCTGGCCGATGCCGCCCGCGAGGGGGGCTTGCAGTTTTAA
- the rpsC gene encoding 30S ribosomal protein S3 — translation MGQKVNPVGFRVGIMEGWKSRWYASKQEFKELLQEDRKIREFVKEKFKFAGIPKIEIERTRDEVKVIVFAARPGVIIGRKGQDVEKLQEELQNELGRRINVKIEEVGRPEIQAQLVAEDIAEQLAKRASFRRTMKRATETAMEGGAKGIKIQLAGRLGGAEMARREKSIEGSMPLSTLRAKIDYGFAESATAQGHIGVQVWINQGTYDEVNNGADAQESQAPKKPKRTYKR, via the coding sequence ATGGGTCAAAAAGTCAATCCCGTCGGTTTTCGCGTTGGCATCATGGAAGGCTGGAAAAGCCGTTGGTATGCCAGCAAGCAAGAGTTCAAGGAACTTTTGCAGGAGGACCGCAAGATTCGCGAGTTTGTAAAGGAAAAATTCAAATTCGCCGGGATCCCCAAGATTGAAATTGAACGGACCCGCGACGAAGTCAAGGTGATTGTATTTGCCGCCCGTCCCGGTGTGATTATTGGTCGAAAGGGGCAGGACGTTGAAAAACTGCAAGAAGAATTACAAAACGAATTGGGTCGGCGGATCAATGTCAAAATTGAGGAAGTCGGCCGTCCTGAAATCCAGGCGCAGTTGGTGGCCGAGGATATCGCCGAACAACTGGCCAAACGGGCCAGCTTTCGCCGGACCATGAAACGGGCCACCGAAACCGCGATGGAAGGGGGGGCCAAGGGGATCAAAATCCAGTTGGCCGGCCGCCTGGGCGGGGCTGAAATGGCTCGTCGTGAAAAATCAATCGAGGGTTCAATGCCGCTCTCGACCCTGCGGGCAAAAATCGATTACGGCTTTGCCGAATCGGCCACGGCCCAGGGGCATATTGGCGTGCAGGTGTGGATCAATCAAGGGACTTATGACGAGGTGAACAATGGCGCTGATGCCCAAGAGAGTCAAGCACCGAAAAAGCCAAAGAGGACGTATAAGAGGTGA
- the rplV gene encoding 50S ribosomal protein L22 — translation MSYIATHRFARISARKVRPIADLVRGKYADDALDILRYMPQRGARLLEAVIKSAIGNAESSNERELENLIVVDARIDQGPMFKRVRPRARGMAFMVKKRSAHIQVQLEVL, via the coding sequence ATGAGTTACATAGCCACCCATCGCTTTGCCCGGATCAGCGCCCGCAAGGTGCGGCCGATCGCGGATTTGGTTCGCGGCAAATACGCCGACGACGCTTTGGACATTTTGCGATACATGCCGCAACGGGGCGCACGCCTGCTGGAGGCGGTGATCAAAAGCGCGATTGGCAATGCCGAATCAAGCAACGAACGGGAATTGGAAAATTTGATTGTGGTAGATGCCCGCATCGACCAAGGTCCCATGTTCAAGCGGGTCCGCCCCCGGGCGCGGGGGATGGCCTTTATGGTTAAAAAGCGGAGCGCTCACATTCAGGTGCAGCTCGAGGTTTTGTAG
- the rplP gene encoding 50S ribosomal protein L16: MPKRVKHRKSQRGRIRGEATRGNRVVFGEYGLQTTQGGWVSAQTIEAGRVAASQYLRNEGRLYVRMFPHKSITAKPLETRMGTGKAEPDYWAAVLKPGMVLYEIGGVSEEAARMCLSRLAHKMPVRVRFIKRRST; this comes from the coding sequence ATGCCCAAGAGAGTCAAGCACCGAAAAAGCCAAAGAGGACGTATAAGAGGTGAGGCCACCCGCGGCAACCGCGTGGTCTTTGGCGAATACGGTTTACAAACCACCCAGGGAGGTTGGGTCAGCGCCCAGACGATCGAAGCCGGTCGTGTGGCAGCCAGCCAGTACCTCCGCAACGAGGGTCGGTTGTATGTGCGGATGTTTCCGCACAAGTCGATTACCGCCAAACCGCTGGAAACCCGCATGGGTACCGGCAAGGCCGAGCCCGATTACTGGGCCGCGGTGCTGAAGCCCGGCATGGTTTTGTACGAGATTGGCGGCGTATCGGAAGAAGCTGCGCGGATGTGCTTGTCGCGTTTAGCGCACAAGATGCCCGTCCGAGTTCGCTTTATCAAGCGTCGTTCCACCTAG
- the rplX gene encoding 50S ribosomal protein L24: MHIKVNDLVKILAGNDQGTTGKVLKVYKDRELVLVEQVNVVFKHMKRSRQNPRGGRLEKEMPVSISNVMLVCPRCNQASRTGVRIADDGMKSRFCKKCKADIGVISKKKTPVAKK, translated from the coding sequence ATGCATATCAAAGTTAATGATTTGGTTAAAATTTTGGCGGGCAATGACCAAGGCACCACCGGCAAAGTGCTCAAGGTGTACAAAGACCGCGAATTGGTCCTGGTGGAACAGGTCAATGTGGTTTTCAAGCACATGAAACGAAGCCGGCAAAACCCTCGCGGCGGCCGCCTGGAAAAAGAAATGCCCGTGTCCATCAGCAATGTCATGCTGGTTTGTCCGCGCTGCAATCAAGCCTCCCGCACCGGTGTCAGGATCGCGGATGATGGCATGAAATCGCGCTTTTGTAAAAAGTGCAAAGCCGATATTGGCGTCATTTCCAAAAAGAAAACGCCCGTCGCGAAAAAGTAA